The Alkalihalobacillus sp. TS-13 genomic interval GGTAATCGCTGAAATCGGGAAGATCGGGTATTCATCTCCAACCTGTTCTTCGAATAACTCGAGATTATCTTCTGCATCTGGCATGTCCATCTTATTTGCAACAACAAGCTGTGGACGTTCTGTCAAACGCAGATTATATTGCTTAAGCTCTTCATTGATTTTCAAGAAATCTTCGTATGGATCTCTTCCTTCCGTACCTGACATATCAAGGACATGGACAATCACTCGTGTCCTTTCAATATGTCTTAAGAACTGATGACCCAAACCGACTCCTTCGTGTGCACCTTCGATCAATCCTGGCAGATCCGCCATGACGAAACTCCGGTTGTCCTCTGTTTCAACAACGCCCAGGTTCGGACTTAATGTTGTGAAATGGTACTCGGCAATTTTAGGCTTAGCTGCTGATACAACGGACAAAAGAGTGGATTTCCCGACACTTGGAAAACCGACAAGTCCAACATCAGCAAGTAATTTCAATTCTAATGTGACTTCTCTCTCTTCACCTGGCTCACCATTCTCGGAAAGTTCAGGTGCCGGGTTCTTAGGAGTTGCGAATCTCGTGTTCCCGCGTCCTCCCCGTCCACCTTTAGCGATGACTGCTTGTTGCCCATGATCGACGAGGTCGGCAATTACTTTTCCAGTCTTAGCATCAGTCACGACTGTTCCTGGAGGGACTTTGACAATCATATTTTCTGCATTGCGTCCATGCATGTTTTTAGACATTCCGTTTTCACCCCGCGGAGCTTTGAAGTGTCGGTTGTAACGGAAATCCATCAATGTCCGTAATCCTTCTTCAACCTGGAAAATGACGTCTCCGCCTTTTCCGCCGTCTCCACCAGCTGGTCCCCCATCTGGTACATATTTCTCTCTGCGGAAGGCCACCATTCCGTTTCCACCATCACCTGATTTTATAAATACAGTAACCTGATCGACAAACATGATATTTCTCACCTCACCTTATGATCCTAGTTCAAGAATATATAACAGTTCATTTTCCTGACAGTAGCTTTCGACGATCGTGATTGAATTATGTAAAGGATTCAGGGAATCTAATGCCTTACAGGATTCGAGATCAATTTTCCCTGCAAAATCATAGGTGAATCTTGATCTTCCATGAATCAATTGGATAGTAATCATCAGATGCGGCTCTCCATCTGGTTCCACCAATTTATTAAGATGACCGATGAATTCTTTAGTCCAGTCGTACATCGCATCGTCAAACGACGAAAGGTCTTGTTCGTCACCGATCACTTCATAATCGAGTCGATATTTGTTCTGCTGCCAATTGTATGTTAATAAAAATTCAGCCATTTTCGGCATCCGAAGATTTGAAACCTTCGCCTCGTTCTTCGCTTCATGCACAACCTTTTCAATTATTTCTTTTGCCCGGTCAGTACGGTCTAGTGCTAAGTTTCCTTTTATCAGTTGAAGTTGGTTCAGCCAATCATGCCGGGCATGACGTAATAGACTAACGGGATCCCATATTTCCTTCATATCAGCACTCCCAAACGTGAAAAATTAACCGTCTTTTAAGAAAGTATAAGAAGAAAAAAACTCTAACCAGTCCGGTTAGAGTTTAAGTGTTACGCTTCTTTGGCTACTGGGTAAACACTTACTTGCTTACGGTTACGGCCTAGACGCTCGAATCGAACGACTCCGTCCACCTTAGCGAATAAAGTGTCATCTCCACCGCGGCCAACGTTCTTACCTGGGTAGATCTTTGTTCCGCGTTGACGGAAAAGAATAGAACCACCAGTAACAGTTTGTCCGTCAGCTCTCTTAGCTCCTAGACGCTTAGAGATTGAGTCACGACCGTTCTTTGTACTACCAACACCCTTTTTGGATGCGAAGTATTGCAGGTTTAATTTAAGCATGAGATGCACCTCCTAAAACCTAATTGATTTTGATATATTGACCATAGTCACGTTCGATTGACTTTAATGCAACCAGCATACCTTCAAGTAAAAGCTGTATCTTCTCTGATGTTTGTTCACTTACAGAGGAAGGTGCCTTGAATGTAAAATACCCGCCGTCTTCACGAGTCTCCACTTCAGGTTCAACCTGGCAGAGTTCTTCGATAGCATTCACAGTTCCGAAGGAAACAGCTGTCACTGCTGCACATACAAGATCATGTCCATATGGACCTGATTCGGCGTGCCCCGTAATGCTGAACGACACGATTTTACGCTGATCACGAACTATATTGACCCTTAACATGATTATACGTTAATTTTGTCAATAACAACTTTTGTGTATGGTTGACGATGACCTTGTTTACGACGATAGTTCTTTTTAGGCTTGAACTTGTAAACAACGACTTTTTTCGCACGGCCTTGCTTGTCGACCTTAGCCGTTACAGTCGCTCCGTCTACGATTGGGCTTCCGACTTTTACGTCATCTCCACCAACCATCAATACACGATCGAATGTAATTGTATCGCCAGCTTCACCATTCACTTTTTCAATGTAAAGCTCTTGTCCTTCTTCTACACGGAATTGTTTTCCGCCAGCTTCAATAATTGCGTACATCATATGCACCTCCTGTTTTACTCAGACTCGCCATTACAGGTGCTTTCACATAAATTGAGCTGCGAATTTCTGCGTTGCATCGTGACTCCGGTCCTCATGTAGGTCATTCTACACTCTGGTCCTCGTCCATTTGTGCACCTTGAATTCCTTGCTCTCTTTATCCGAAATCTGAATCAATATAGCCGTCGTATTTCTTTGTTGCGTAGTTACTGCGGTCCTCAAATAGATCTTCCTATTATCCGGTCCTCGTATACTTCCGCGTCTCGAACTACTCGACTCTATTGTTTCAACCTTTCCAGAGTTTAAAAAGCTTGAAAACCTGCTTTGAGCGGTTGGAGCATGAGGCTCCAAAAACTAACGAAAAAATCATACCATAAAACAAAAGGCATTGTCAACGTTATTCCTTCTCTATTCGTGCTTCGATCACATCGCATGACCCGATTTGCCTGACGTGAAAATAAGGTTGATCTACCTCGGATTTTTCCGTTATATACAGTTTAGCAGAAATCAGGTTTGAAAGGTCATCTTCCAAGTCACTTTCTGGAGCTTTGATATAATCCCGTAATGGTTTAGAAACTTCCACCCAGATCCCTTCCTCTTCTGTATGACGATGTTCAAACAAAGCTCGTTCTAAAGCATAGTAGATGGTTTCAACGGATAATTGCCTATGGATTGCTTTACAAACCGCACATGGTTCAGTCATCTGCGCAGAGAGGCTGTCTTTCACCTTTTGACGCGTAAGTTCTAATAAACCAAGTGCAGTGAAGCCATGAATTCTAGTTCGAATCGGGTCTTGATTGAACGTGTTTTCAAGACGCCTTATAACTTTGTTTTGATGATCTTTACTATTCATTCGGATGAAGTCGATAACGATCATACCACTTATATTCCGTAGTCTCAATTGTCGCGCAGCTTCTTCTGCTGCGTATAGATTCGTCTCTAAAATTGATTCATCACGGTCTTGCTTACCAGTGAATTTCCCGGTATTCACATCGATCACTGTCAACGCTTCTGTGGGGTCAATATTGATATGACCACCATTTTTCAACCAAACAACTGGCTGAAGTGCTTTATGGATCGCCTGCTCAATATTATGATGGCTGAAAAGATTTTCAGTTCCTTTATATAAATAGGTCTTCTCAGTGAAATTTGGATATTTATTCTTAAAGGATCGGTAAACATCGAAGTCATCAAAGATGTACGTCATTTCCTCATTTGAGGTATGAGCTAAAGCGCGCTCAATCAACGTATTCCCTTCAAACAATAATGAAGTGCGCTTTAAGGTCTCAGCTCTATCTGAAAGAGTCGCCCATTGCTGCCTGAGTCTTGATACTTCATGTTCTAACTGCTCAAGTGACACTTCTGAGCTTGAAGTACGCATGATCAAGCCTTCACACCCTGTAGTCAGTTCATCCCCTACTTTTCTCATCCGCTCGGTATCATCCTCTGACAACTTTTTTGAAACGGCTGTGTAGTTCCCGAACGGTAAATAAACAAGGTGCTCTCCCGGTATTGTAATGTTTTCCGTAAGGAGTGGCCCCTTGCTTTTAGAAGCTTCTTTTTTCACTTGGACAATAATCCATTGGCCTTCATGTATCTTTTCAGAAATCGTCTGATTTTCCTTCTCGGATATCGGGACCAAATCAGTGGCATGTATGAATCCGTTCTGTTCAAATCCAACGTCGACAAAGGCCGCTTGAATACCTGGCAGTACTTTAACGACACGCCCAACGTATATATTGCCCGCTTTGGGATAAGCATTGGGACGTTCAAGCATCACCTCGACCAATTGTCCATGATTGACAAGCGCAGCTCTCTTTTCAGATGTTGTCATATTAAATAAAAGTTGTTTCAATATAGATCCTCAATTCTCATCTTTTACGTTAAAACTTCTTCTTTATTTTAACGAAAAAGATCCTCAATTGCACACGAACCGGCACTCCGCTTAAAATAAGCCGACAATACATCCTTTTCTTTACACATATACGGAGGCGCTGATTTAATTAATATGACATGGCTGTACCCTTTGTATAATCCTGCAAGTACATTTTCTACACTTGTTGTCGGGTGAACACTGATGACTTTGTTCCTCTTCGGCTTTTCCTTGGTACTCATCCTTTCCAACAAGAATCGGACATACACATACGGGTGATGTTTCCATTCTACATAGTGAGCATAAAGTAAGAAAGATACGATGATGATCAAATTCAAGTGAAAAGCAAACCAAAGGAGCGACCCCCCTGTAAAAATGAGCAGAAATATACAGGAGATCAACAACATGAATTTCTTTGCTTTTTTATATGGGGAAAACAAGGTGATGAATAGGAAAAGGAGCTTACCTCCATCCAGTGGCCATATGGGAAGTAAGTTGAACAATAAGATCATCCAATTCATCGATATCAGAAGATCGAGTGTATACGGGTCACCTAATCCATTATATAAGCAGAACATACCGAGGCTGATCATCCAAACATGTTGGAGAGGACCTGCTAATGTGACGATGATTTCCTCATGATAAGGACGATTCCCGTACTCATCCATTTCGGCAACACCTCCAAAAGGCAGTAATTCCACTTTAACCAACCGCCATTTGAAAAAAAGTGCTGCGAACGCGTGTCCCAGTTCATGAATGAGGATGATGAAAAACAAGACAAGAAACTCCCGAAAGTGACCAGTTGCGATGCCGATCAATGCAATCAGCCAAAGAAGCGGGTTTATTCGTATCAAGGGGAGGACCTTGAGCATTATTCAGAGGATAATACTTTCAAAGGATCTACAAACCCACCGTTATCCTTGATTGCGAAATAGAACATGCCCGCTTCTGATCCATCCTCCATTGTTACCTTACCTAGAGTCGTCCCTAAATCGATATAATTATAAAGTTTGACGCCATCATCGATTTTATCGAGCTTTCCATACCAAGACTCGCTGCCATCAAAATGTTGGACCACAACCGTTTTGCCTAATTTGTCCTTTTCTCCTGCAAAGATGACAAACCCTTCTTTAATAGCAGAAACGTCTGTTTTATTACCGGTTTCCAGCAAAATTCCTTGTCCATTGTCCTTGAACGATTGAAGGACTTTCGTGTTCGCTGGAAGCGCATAATCTTGCATCTTTTTACCCGTATTAGCAACCTCGCTACCCTTACTTTCAGTCGGAAACAACGCGAGCGGTTTTCCAAATTTCTCTTCATACCAACCTGCGATCGAAGCGAATTGAAATTCCTGATCAAAGGAATTATTGACAAGGGTACGTACAGGATTGAGGTTTTCAGATGGGTTCTTGAAGACAATTCCCACAATTAAAAATAAGCCTACTGCTGCCATCAATCGAAAAAGGAATCCCTGAGAAGAAAATAAAGGATGACCTCCTTCATTTCGCTCATCCTTATAGTCAGGGTAGGAATGATTGGAACCAGGTTTATTTCTTTTTATGTGATTGTGATACTTTCTCCGTATCTCATCCGCTCTGCTTTTCATAGACACCCATCCTCTACATCTGGTTTGTACATGTTTATGACTTGTCCGGGGTGTTTATGACTATTGTAGATTTACAATCACGATTGGATGAAAAGCATAATAAAGTCGGGTAGGGATAATTCTCTACAAATAGTGAAAAAGCCGGATTCTCCTGGGCTTCCCATTCGAATCCGGCTTTGATTTATGATCTCATTCCGAAAAATTGCTTCACTTTTTTAAAAAGGCCTCTGTCTTGCTCCAACGACATCAACGGGACGGATTCACCAAGAATCCTGCGAGCGATGTTCCGGTATGCCTGCGAGGCTTTCGTATCCGGATTCAACGCAATCGGTTCACCACGGTTGGAAGCGCGGATGACGAGTTCATCATCTGTAACGATCCCTAACAATTCGACCGCTAAAATCGAGACAATTTCATCGACATCCAACGAGTCGCCATTTTCCATCATATGAGGCTTCAAGCGGTTGACAATGAGCTTAGGAGCTTCGATGTCTTCCTGTTCCAGCAGACCGATAATACGGTCTGCATCCCGTACTGATGATGTCTCAGGATTTGTGACAACGATCGATTTATCAGCGCCTGCAATCGCATTTTTGAACCCTTGTTCAATTCCTGCAGGACAATCGATGATGACATAATCATAGTCCTGTTTGAGCTCTGTCACGATCGTTTTCATTTGTTCAGGTTTGACAGCACTTTTATCTTTTGTCTGTGCAGCGGGTAATAAGTACAGACACTCAAATCGCTTATCTTTTATCAAAGCTTGATGTAATTTACAGCGGTTATGTGCAACATCTACAAGATCGTAGATGATACGATTTTCAAGGCCCATAATCACATCCAAGTTTCGGAGACCGATATCTGTATCGATTAAACAAACCTTCTTTCCAAGAAGTGCAAGCGATGTCCCAATGTTGGCTGTGGTTGTGGTTTTTCCAACTCCGCCTTTTCCAGATGTAATAACGATAGCTTCACCCACAAAACATTCCCCTTTCCCTACAATCGGTTTAAACCGGGTCTGAGCTGGTGTAATATATGCATTCGATTGAATTTGATCATATTGTCCTCTTCATCTAAATATGCACAATCACCAGAGTACTCTAGTTCATTTTCTTCTTCATTTATAAATTGATCTGCAATACGAACTAAGGTTGGTTTCAATACAGAAGCTGCTACAACGGCTGATTTACGACCTTCACAGCCTGCGTGGGCGATCCCTTTCAATGTCCCCATCACAAAAATGTTCCCAGTTGCTGCGACAGTACCACCAGGATTCACATCACCCACTAATAGTAAGTCGCCTTGAACCTTCAATATCTGACCAGATCGTATCATTCTGCTAACAGAAGTGATTTCATTCTCTTTTTTCATGAATTCTGCTTCTTTACGCGTAATGACGTCTGATTCAATTACATCGACTAACAGGTTCTTCTTTTGGTAGATGATATTTCTCAAAGTCTCTTCCTGAGCTTCACTCAAATATCGCTTGCCCACTTTGACCTTCACCGTAATCTTTGGGCTTTCTGAAGAATCCTCTGTTCCGGGATAGATTAACTTCGATTCCAGTTCTTCCAAAAGTTGATTGAAAGAGCATGTATCATCAAGATGAAGAATGAGTCCTTCTTTCGTCCCCTTAATCGTTACATAATGAGTATTTGATTTTTGTTGTTTCTGTCCCTGTGCCATTACCCTGTTCACCTCAACATACACAAATTCGACAATGTCAAATGGGAATCCTTTTTTCCACTCTATTTTTCTTGCAATTCCATGGCTATATCAAGCAACCATTTCCGGAGTGGGTAATAGACTAAAACGACGAATACACCATTTAGAATCAAGGTCGGGAGATACCGCTGATAAATAAAGGTTTCCACCATCACATTCGCTACTCCTATTAAGCTATATAACCCATAAATTAAAAATTCGAATGTAGAAAGACCTATTAGCATAATGAATAACGTCACAAATATGTTCCCGTGGAAATATCTAGCTATGAAGGTCGTCACATAGGCTGTCAATCCCATCGAAAACATATACACCCCTAGCAAATCAGTGAAAATCACATCATAAAGCAAACCGAAAGCTATCCCATAAATGAGACCGCGGATCGGTGAAATGTACATAGCTATGAAACACACTATGACAACAACAAAGCGTGGGATAAGGATTGTTTCGTTATCCAGATGCTGTGGTGTGAAAACCTGCATGATGGTACTTTCACTAATAAAAACGAGGTATGTAATAAAAGGAAGAAGAAAGCGGATCATGACGTTTCTTCCTCCTCTATTTGGTCTGGATCCCCAATTTCAACATCCACTTCTTCCATTTTTCGCTTGACGATCATCACGTGATTGATATCATAAAGGTCCGCAGCTGGCTCTATGTAAGCAGTTTGTGTCGGTTCCACTTTATCAGGTTCTACTTCTACGATCTTTCCAATCTCTAAGCCTTCAGGGAAAATGCCTCCAAGACCAGATGTCGTCACGGTTTGACCTTCTTCTAATTTCTTATCGATCGGGATCATTTTCATCAAAAGCACTTTCTTCTTTTCGTCAAACCCTTGAATCAAACCATATACTCTCTCTTTTTCACCATTTACGACTGCCGAAATCCTGCTGTTCGGATCATGGCTGCTTACCAATTCTACACTTGAATGGAATGCTGAAACCTTGTCGATCTTCCCTATCAATCCCTGGGCAGAAATGACAGCCATATTTGGTTCGATTCCAGCTTGTTTGCCTTTATTGATTTTGACAGATTGATACCATCTCTCTGGTGATCTTCCGATGATAGAAGCTTGCCATACCGTATAATCTGTCAGGGTTTCTTCTTTTTTAAGTGTGTTTCGCAGGGTTTCATTTTCTTTCTTCAAATCTTTCACCCGGCTTGCGAGTGAATCATATTCATTCAACTGTAACTTCAGGACTTTATTTTGTTCATAGATTTCTTTCATCTCAATTACATTCCCAAAGAAACCCGCTACAAAGTGTGCGGGTTTATAAAAGACAGATTGTGTCCATCCAACGGTATCTTGCAAAAATTGTTCTGGCCATGAAATGTTTTCACGTTCTTTCATGGAAAAACCGATCATAGCCACCAGAACAATCATACTTACTAGTAAAATAATCAATCGTTTATTAGAAAAAAACTGCGGCACGATTTACACCTCTTACGATTTTGATTTAGAACGGCCGCCGCCAAATCCTGGTTTACTGCTGATCTGCTGGTAGTTTTCAATTGCTCGTCCAGTACCAATCGCAACACAGTCCAATGCGTTTTCAGCTACAATGACAGGCATTTTCGTTTCTTCACTGATTACACGGTCCAAGTTTCGTAGAAGTGCTCCCCCACCAGTCAGTACGATTCCACGATCCATGATATCAGCAGCCAGCTCAGGCGGAGTCTTTTCCAACGCAAGCTTTACAGCATCCATGATGGTATCAACTGTATCCTTCAGTGCACCTGCTACTTCTTCACCAGAAATCGTAATCGTCTTGGGTAATCCAGTTAATAGATCACGTCCACGAATATCCATTTCTTCCATACCATCTGAAACATCTGCAGAACCGATGTCCAACTTGATTGTTTCTGCTGTACGTTCCCCGATAATAACGTTATACGTCTTTTTGATGTACTGGATGATCGCGTCATCCATTTCATCACCTGCTACCCGGATCGATTGTTTTTCAACGATTCCACCAAGTGAGATGATTGCGACTTCCGTCGTTCCTCCACCAATGTCGACGACCATACTACCAGTCGGCTCCCAAACCGGAAGATCTGCACCGATCGCTGCCGCTA includes:
- the obgE gene encoding GTPase ObgE, encoding MFVDQVTVFIKSGDGGNGMVAFRREKYVPDGGPAGGDGGKGGDVIFQVEEGLRTLMDFRYNRHFKAPRGENGMSKNMHGRNAENMIVKVPPGTVVTDAKTGKVIADLVDHGQQAVIAKGGRGGRGNTRFATPKNPAPELSENGEPGEEREVTLELKLLADVGLVGFPSVGKSTLLSVVSAAKPKIAEYHFTTLSPNLGVVETEDNRSFVMADLPGLIEGAHEGVGLGHQFLRHIERTRVIVHVLDMSGTEGRDPYEDFLKINEELKQYNLRLTERPQLVVANKMDMPDAEDNLELFEEQVGDEYPIFPISAITKDGVRDLLFEIANKLETTPEFPLIEDEEEEDERVLYKHQKEEQPFELSREDDGTFVISGGKIERLFKMTDFSRDESVRRFAQQMRRMGIDDALRERGAEDGDIVRIMDYEFEFIE
- a CDS encoding Spo0B C-terminal domain-containing protein, with translation MKEIWDPVSLLRHARHDWLNQLQLIKGNLALDRTDRAKEIIEKVVHEAKNEAKVSNLRMPKMAEFLLTYNWQQNKYRLDYEVIGDEQDLSSFDDAMYDWTKEFIGHLNKLVEPDGEPHLMITIQLIHGRSRFTYDFAGKIDLESCKALDSLNPLHNSITIVESYCQENELLYILELGS
- the rpmA gene encoding 50S ribosomal protein L27; this encodes MLKLNLQYFASKKGVGSTKNGRDSISKRLGAKRADGQTVTGGSILFRQRGTKIYPGKNVGRGGDDTLFAKVDGVVRFERLGRNRKQVSVYPVAKEA
- a CDS encoding ribosomal-processing cysteine protease Prp; protein product: MLRVNIVRDQRKIVSFSITGHAESGPYGHDLVCAAVTAVSFGTVNAIEELCQVEPEVETREDGGYFTFKAPSSVSEQTSEKIQLLLEGMLVALKSIERDYGQYIKIN
- the rplU gene encoding 50S ribosomal protein L21 — encoded protein: MYAIIEAGGKQFRVEEGQELYIEKVNGEAGDTITFDRVLMVGGDDVKVGSPIVDGATVTAKVDKQGRAKKVVVYKFKPKKNYRRKQGHRQPYTKVVIDKINV
- a CDS encoding Rne/Rng family ribonuclease yields the protein MTTSEKRAALVNHGQLVEVMLERPNAYPKAGNIYVGRVVKVLPGIQAAFVDVGFEQNGFIHATDLVPISEKENQTISEKIHEGQWIIVQVKKEASKSKGPLLTENITIPGEHLVYLPFGNYTAVSKKLSEDDTERMRKVGDELTTGCEGLIMRTSSSEVSLEQLEHEVSRLRQQWATLSDRAETLKRTSLLFEGNTLIERALAHTSNEEMTYIFDDFDVYRSFKNKYPNFTEKTYLYKGTENLFSHHNIEQAIHKALQPVVWLKNGGHINIDPTEALTVIDVNTGKFTGKQDRDESILETNLYAAEEAARQLRLRNISGMIVIDFIRMNSKDHQNKVIRRLENTFNQDPIRTRIHGFTALGLLELTRQKVKDSLSAQMTEPCAVCKAIHRQLSVETIYYALERALFEHRHTEEEGIWVEVSKPLRDYIKAPESDLEDDLSNLISAKLYITEKSEVDQPYFHVRQIGSCDVIEARIEKE
- a CDS encoding M50 family metallopeptidase; translated protein: MIRINPLLWLIALIGIATGHFREFLVLFFIILIHELGHAFAALFFKWRLVKVELLPFGGVAEMDEYGNRPYHEEIIVTLAGPLQHVWMISLGMFCLYNGLGDPYTLDLLISMNWMILLFNLLPIWPLDGGKLLFLFITLFSPYKKAKKFMLLISCIFLLIFTGGSLLWFAFHLNLIIIVSFLLYAHYVEWKHHPYVYVRFLLERMSTKEKPKRNKVISVHPTTSVENVLAGLYKGYSHVILIKSAPPYMCKEKDVLSAYFKRSAGSCAIEDLFR
- a CDS encoding M23 family metallopeptidase — translated: MKSRADEIRRKYHNHIKRNKPGSNHSYPDYKDERNEGGHPLFSSQGFLFRLMAAVGLFLIVGIVFKNPSENLNPVRTLVNNSFDQEFQFASIAGWYEEKFGKPLALFPTESKGSEVANTGKKMQDYALPANTKVLQSFKDNGQGILLETGNKTDVSAIKEGFVIFAGEKDKLGKTVVVQHFDGSESWYGKLDKIDDGVKLYNYIDLGTTLGKVTMEDGSEAGMFYFAIKDNGGFVDPLKVLSSE
- the minD gene encoding septum site-determining protein MinD, with protein sequence MGEAIVITSGKGGVGKTTTTANIGTSLALLGKKVCLIDTDIGLRNLDVIMGLENRIIYDLVDVAHNRCKLHQALIKDKRFECLYLLPAAQTKDKSAVKPEQMKTIVTELKQDYDYVIIDCPAGIEQGFKNAIAGADKSIVVTNPETSSVRDADRIIGLLEQEDIEAPKLIVNRLKPHMMENGDSLDVDEIVSILAVELLGIVTDDELVIRASNRGEPIALNPDTKASQAYRNIARRILGESVPLMSLEQDRGLFKKVKQFFGMRS
- the minC gene encoding septum site-determining protein MinC, producing the protein MAQGQKQQKSNTHYVTIKGTKEGLILHLDDTCSFNQLLEELESKLIYPGTEDSSESPKITVKVKVGKRYLSEAQEETLRNIIYQKKNLLVDVIESDVITRKEAEFMKKENEITSVSRMIRSGQILKVQGDLLLVGDVNPGGTVAATGNIFVMGTLKGIAHAGCEGRKSAVVAASVLKPTLVRIADQFINEEENELEYSGDCAYLDEEDNMIKFNRMHILHQLRPGLNRL
- the mreD gene encoding rod shape-determining protein MreD; translated protein: MIRFLLPFITYLVFISESTIMQVFTPQHLDNETILIPRFVVVIVCFIAMYISPIRGLIYGIAFGLLYDVIFTDLLGVYMFSMGLTAYVTTFIARYFHGNIFVTLFIMLIGLSTFEFLIYGLYSLIGVANVMVETFIYQRYLPTLILNGVFVVLVYYPLRKWLLDIAMELQEK
- the mreC gene encoding rod shape-determining protein MreC, which produces MPQFFSNKRLIILLVSMIVLVAMIGFSMKERENISWPEQFLQDTVGWTQSVFYKPAHFVAGFFGNVIEMKEIYEQNKVLKLQLNEYDSLASRVKDLKKENETLRNTLKKEETLTDYTVWQASIIGRSPERWYQSVKINKGKQAGIEPNMAVISAQGLIGKIDKVSAFHSSVELVSSHDPNSRISAVVNGEKERVYGLIQGFDEKKKVLLMKMIPIDKKLEEGQTVTTSGLGGIFPEGLEIGKIVEVEPDKVEPTQTAYIEPAADLYDINHVMIVKRKMEEVDVEIGDPDQIEEEETS
- a CDS encoding rod shape-determining protein, whose translation is MFGGFSRDMGIDLGTANTLVYVKGKGVVVREPSVVAINTKSGDIEAVGNAAKNMIGRTPGNIVARRPMKDGVIADYDTTATMMKHYIQQAQKNRSVFSRKPFVMVCVPSGITHVEERAVKEATKQAGARDVETIEEPLAAAIGADLPVWEPTGSMVVDIGGGTTEVAIISLGGIVEKQSIRVAGDEMDDAIIQYIKKTYNVIIGERTAETIKLDIGSADVSDGMEEMDIRGRDLLTGLPKTITISGEEVAGALKDTVDTIMDAVKLALEKTPPELAADIMDRGIVLTGGGALLRNLDRVISEETKMPVIVAENALDCVAIGTGRAIENYQQISSKPGFGGGRSKSKS